One Uloborus diversus isolate 005 unplaced genomic scaffold, Udiv.v.3.1 scaffold_314, whole genome shotgun sequence genomic window carries:
- the LOC129233293 gene encoding LOW QUALITY PROTEIN: uncharacterized protein LOC129233293 (The sequence of the model RefSeq protein was modified relative to this genomic sequence to represent the inferred CDS: inserted 1 base in 1 codon), translating to MIDEIHLKPSFDFKGGNVVGSAFDCDDAATSAHTFMIQSMQSNYKEVVHVLPVKSIAAETLHAFIKKVVMGLEEIGFMVISVATDNNSINRKAMSFFADPPQLMTAYKHPSDPERPLFFXFDVVHILKCIRNNWLNQKSEGQSMYYPNFDSVNSSSIKKLDTACFKTLRAMHELEHAKIVKYGYGLTLKALNPTNLERQNVKLVLQVFNEHVIVALNELGEKHNLPFHKETAAYINIILKWWWIVNVKTPDKGRRLKYSLMYPLSNAPNDERRIFLSQFITWLNIWHLSSGRLTPETHSALLHTSCALLEMSTYCIEKLNMKYFLTGKVQTDSLEERFGKYRMLAGSQYNISIRQLFEAEAKLRMQNYLPLTLKSGMFGEVKISQLNYQPADASVPLGSQC from the exons atgATAGacgaaattcatttaaaacctaGCTTTGACTTTAAGGGAGGAAATGTTGTTGGGTCAGCATTTGACTGTGATGATGCAGCAACAAGTGCACATACATTTATGATTCAAAGCATGCAATCAAATTACAAAGAAGTTGTACACGTTTTGCCGGTAAAATCCATAGCAGCTGAAACTCTGCATGCATTTATCAAAAAGGTTGTTATGGGATTGGAAGAAATTGGCTTCATGGTGATTTCTGTTGCAACTGACAACAATTCCATCAACCGTAAAGCAATGTCATTTTTTGCTGATCCACCTCAATTAATGACAGCTTATAAACACCCGTCAGATCCCGAAAggcctctttttt tttttgatgtggTTCACATCTTAAAGTGCATCCGCAACAACTGGCTGAACCAAAAGAGTGAGGGACAATCGATGTATTACCCAAACTTTGATTCTGTCAACTCATCGTCTATTAAAAAACTGGACACTGCATGCTTTAAGACCTTGAGAGCTATGCATGAGTTGGAGCATGCAAAAATAGTCAAATATGGCTATGGACTGACGCTCAAAGCGTTGAATCCAACAAATCTTGAGCGCCAAAATGTAAAGCTTGTATTACAGGTGTTTAATGAACACGTAATCGTAGCTCTGAATGAGCTCGGTGAAAAGCACAATTTGCCTTTCCACAAAGAAACTGCCGcctatataaatattattttaaaatggtggTGGATTGTCAATGTGAAAACTCCTGATAAAGGAAGAAGGTTGAAATACAGCTTGATGTATCCATTAAGCAATGCACCTAATGATGAACGAAGGATTTTTCTGTCTCAGTTTATTACATGGCTCAATATTTGGCACCTTTCATCTGGAAGGTTAACACCTGAAACACATTCTGCGCTCCTTCACACAAGTTGTGCACTTCTAGAGATGTCAACATACTGCATCGAGAAACTgaacatgaaatattttcttactgGCAAAGTTCAAACAGATTCATTGGAGGAAAGATTTGGGAAATATCGAATGCTGGCAGGATCGCAATACAACATATCGATTCGTCAATTGTTTGAAGCTGAAGCAAAACTGAGGATGCAGAACTATTTACCTTTGACTTTAAAGTCCGGAATGTTTGGAGAAGTAAAAATTTCTCAGCTAAATTATCAACCTGCAGATGCAAGTGTACCATTAG gTTCTCAATGCTAA